One genomic segment of Ricinus communis isolate WT05 ecotype wild-type chromosome 5, ASM1957865v1, whole genome shotgun sequence includes these proteins:
- the LOC8277309 gene encoding EVI5-like protein isoform X1 has translation MEKKGIDDYELGPLPSPKPLDRFGFVKQELNNAPEGLNKGRSAYEFQREERKVRKWRKMIGVGGSDWKHYVRRKPHVVKRRIRKGIPDCLRGLVWQLISGSRDLLLMNPGVYEQLVIYETSASELDIIRDISRTFPSHVFFQQRHGPGQRSLYNVLKAYSVYDRDVGYVQGMGFLAGLLLLYMSEEDAFWLLVALLKGAVHAPMEGLYQVGLPLVQQYLFQFDHLVREHMPKLGEHFTQEMINPSMYASQWFITVFSYSFPFHLALRIWDVFLYEGVKIVFKVGLALLKYCHDDLVKLPFEKLIHALRNFPEDAMDPDTLLPMAYSFKVSKRLEELKHEYDKKNGNPIEPPEIKENQKQLQ, from the exons ATGGAAAAGAAAGGTATAGATGATTATGAACTGGGACCACTTCCTTCGCCAAAACCGTTAGATAGATTTGGGTTTGTAAAGCAAGAGCTTAATAATGCTCCCGAAGGCTTAAACAAGGGCAGGTCAGCATATGAATTTCAGAG GGAGGAAAGGAAGGTGAGAAAATGGAGGAAGATGATTGGAGTTGGAGGGAGTGATTGGAAGCATTATGTTAGGAGAAAACCTCATGTGGTTAAGAGGCGTATAAGGAAAGGAATTCCAGATTGTTTAAGAGGTCTTGTTTGGCAGTTGATCTCCGGAAGTAGAGACCTTTTGTTGATGAATCCTGGGGTTTATGAG CAATTAGTCATATATGAGACATCAGCATCAGAGCTGGATATAATTCGAGATATTTCCCGTACCTTCCCTTCACATGTTTTCTTCCAACAGAGACATGGACCCGGTCAAAGATCCCTCTATAATGTGTTGAAAGCTTATTCTGTCTATGACAGAGATGTTGGATATGTTCAG GGAATGGGTTTTTTAGCTGGTTTATTGCTTCTTTATATGAGTGAAGAGGATGCATTTTGGCTGTTAGTTGCATTACTGAAGGGAGCAGTGCATGCTCCAATGGAAGGATTATATCAg GTGGGTTTGCCTCTTGTACAGCAATACCTGTTTCAGTTTGACCACTTAGTAAGGGAGCATATGCCGAAGCTGGGAGAGCATTTCACCCAAGAAATGATAAATCCTAGCATGTATGCAAGCCAGTGGTTTATTACTGTTTTCTCCTACTCTTTCCCATTCCATTTGGCTCTTCGAATTTGGGATGTCTTTCTTTATGAG GGTGTTAAAATCGTTTTTAAAGTGGGTTTGGCTCTTTTGAAATATTGCCATGATGATTTG GTAAAGTTACCCTTTGAGAAACTCATACATGCTTTGCGTAACTTTCCAGAGGATGCAATGGATCCAGATACTCTGTTACCAATGGCTTATTCGTTCAAg GTGTCCAAACGATTGGAAGAACTGAAACACGAGTATGACAAGAAGAATGGAAACCCAATTGAACCACCAGAAATTAAAGAGAATCAGAAACAGTTGCAATGA
- the LOC8277309 gene encoding EVI5-like protein isoform X2 encodes MEKKGIDDYELGPLPSPKPLDRFGFVKQELNNAPEGLNKGRSAYEFQREERKVRKWRKMIGVGGSDWKHYVRRKPHVVKRRIRKGIPDCLRGLVWQLISGSRDLLLMNPGVYEQLVIYETSASELDIIRDISRTFPSHVFFQQRHGPGQRSLYNVLKAYSVYDRDVGYVQGMGFLAGLLLLYMSEEDAFWLLVALLKGAVHAPMEGLYQVGLPLVQQYLFQFDHLVREHMPKLGEHFTQEMINPSMYASQWFITVFSYSFPFHLALRIWDVFLYEVKLPFEKLIHALRNFPEDAMDPDTLLPMAYSFKVSKRLEELKHEYDKKNGNPIEPPEIKENQKQLQ; translated from the exons ATGGAAAAGAAAGGTATAGATGATTATGAACTGGGACCACTTCCTTCGCCAAAACCGTTAGATAGATTTGGGTTTGTAAAGCAAGAGCTTAATAATGCTCCCGAAGGCTTAAACAAGGGCAGGTCAGCATATGAATTTCAGAG GGAGGAAAGGAAGGTGAGAAAATGGAGGAAGATGATTGGAGTTGGAGGGAGTGATTGGAAGCATTATGTTAGGAGAAAACCTCATGTGGTTAAGAGGCGTATAAGGAAAGGAATTCCAGATTGTTTAAGAGGTCTTGTTTGGCAGTTGATCTCCGGAAGTAGAGACCTTTTGTTGATGAATCCTGGGGTTTATGAG CAATTAGTCATATATGAGACATCAGCATCAGAGCTGGATATAATTCGAGATATTTCCCGTACCTTCCCTTCACATGTTTTCTTCCAACAGAGACATGGACCCGGTCAAAGATCCCTCTATAATGTGTTGAAAGCTTATTCTGTCTATGACAGAGATGTTGGATATGTTCAG GGAATGGGTTTTTTAGCTGGTTTATTGCTTCTTTATATGAGTGAAGAGGATGCATTTTGGCTGTTAGTTGCATTACTGAAGGGAGCAGTGCATGCTCCAATGGAAGGATTATATCAg GTGGGTTTGCCTCTTGTACAGCAATACCTGTTTCAGTTTGACCACTTAGTAAGGGAGCATATGCCGAAGCTGGGAGAGCATTTCACCCAAGAAATGATAAATCCTAGCATGTATGCAAGCCAGTGGTTTATTACTGTTTTCTCCTACTCTTTCCCATTCCATTTGGCTCTTCGAATTTGGGATGTCTTTCTTTATGAG GTAAAGTTACCCTTTGAGAAACTCATACATGCTTTGCGTAACTTTCCAGAGGATGCAATGGATCCAGATACTCTGTTACCAATGGCTTATTCGTTCAAg GTGTCCAAACGATTGGAAGAACTGAAACACGAGTATGACAAGAAGAATGGAAACCCAATTGAACCACCAGAAATTAAAGAGAATCAGAAACAGTTGCAATGA